In Proteobacteria bacterium CG1_02_64_396, one DNA window encodes the following:
- a CDS encoding addiction module protein, which produces MSYARHLPYNDLPLIPPVAELETRAVLKQAIAANRNLADLRGLARQIPNPRLLINSIVLQEARLSSQIENIVTTNDELFRAAADPERHADPHTKEVLRYRQALWFGFDALQQRPLSTNLFVEIVRIIKSSNYDVRRATGTTLINQNDGSVLYTPPEGETVIRDKLTNLERFIHAHEGVGEGLDPLVKLAVLHYQFEAIHPFPDGNGRTGRILNILYLVEQGLLDLPILFLSHYILHNRPVYYERLRQVTEEGGWEAWILFMLEAVAQTSKQTAERISRIVVLMEEVRLRVQTESPRIYSKDLIEAIFMHPYCKIRFLEESGIAKRQTASGYLRTLADLGVLRPLKIGKEWYYINDALLGALVDA; this is translated from the coding sequence ATGAGTTACGCCCGTCACCTGCCCTACAACGACCTCCCCCTGATCCCCCCTGTTGCAGAGCTCGAAACACGGGCGGTCCTCAAGCAGGCCATCGCCGCCAATCGCAACCTTGCCGATTTGCGCGGACTGGCCCGGCAGATCCCCAACCCACGCCTGCTGATTAACAGCATCGTGCTGCAAGAGGCGCGGTTGTCGTCCCAGATCGAGAACATCGTCACGACCAACGACGAGCTGTTCCGAGCCGCCGCCGACCCCGAGAGACACGCCGATCCCCACACCAAAGAGGTTCTACGTTATCGACAGGCGCTGTGGTTCGGATTCGACGCCCTGCAACAGCGCCCCCTGTCCACCAACCTCTTTGTCGAGATCGTGCGCATCATCAAAAGCAGCAACTACGACGTGCGCCGCGCCACCGGTACCACACTCATCAATCAGAACGACGGATCGGTGCTGTACACCCCACCCGAGGGGGAGACGGTGATCCGTGACAAACTGACCAACCTTGAACGGTTCATCCATGCCCACGAGGGGGTGGGTGAAGGGCTCGACCCCTTGGTGAAACTGGCGGTGCTCCACTACCAGTTCGAGGCGATCCACCCCTTCCCCGACGGCAACGGAAGAACAGGGCGAATCCTCAATATTCTCTATTTGGTCGAGCAGGGGCTGCTCGATCTGCCCATCCTGTTTTTGTCCCACTACATCCTTCACAACAGGCCCGTTTACTACGAGCGACTGCGGCAGGTCACCGAAGAGGGGGGGTGGGAGGCTTGGATCCTCTTTATGCTGGAGGCTGTAGCGCAAACCTCGAAACAGACTGCGGAGCGAATCTCCCGAATTGTGGTTTTGATGGAGGAGGTGCGGCTTCGGGTTCAAACCGAATCGCCCCGGATCTACAGCAAGGATTTGATCGAAGCGATCTTCATGCACCCCTACTGCAAGATCCGTTTTTTAGAGGAATCGGGGATCGCCAAGCGGCAGACCGCCTCGGGTTATCTGCGCACCCTGGCCGATCTGGGGGTACTGCGCCCCCTCAAAATCGGGAAGGAGTGGTACTACATCAACGATGCCTTGCTCGGGGCTTTGGTGGATGCTTGA